One genomic region from Candidatus Methylomirabilota bacterium encodes:
- the rplI gene encoding 50S ribosomal protein L9, with product MKIILMEDVPALGHRGEIREVATGYARNFLLPKKLAVPATPANLENLEQLKRQRQRADHHAREEAQGAAERIGRLSLSVATRASEDGRLYGSVSAQDIVEFLERHQIPVEKRRVVLDEPIKALGDYRVPIRLHQDVTAELAVTVTRE from the coding sequence ATGAAGATCATCCTGATGGAAGATGTCCCCGCGCTCGGGCACCGGGGGGAGATACGAGAGGTGGCCACCGGCTACGCCCGGAACTTCCTGCTGCCCAAGAAGCTGGCGGTGCCGGCCACGCCGGCCAACCTCGAGAACCTGGAGCAGCTCAAGCGCCAGCGGCAGCGCGCCGACCACCACGCGCGGGAGGAGGCCCAAGGCGCCGCCGAGCGGATCGGCCGCCTCTCTCTCAGCGTGGCGACCCGTGCCTCCGAGGATGGGCGGCTCTACGGATCGGTGTCCGCTCAGGACATCGTCGAGTTCCTGGAGCGCCACCAGATCCCGGTCGAGAAGCGCCGGGTCGTCCTGGACGAGCCGATCAAGGCGCTCGGCGACTACCGCGTGCCCATCCGCCTCCACCAGGACGTGACGGCAGAGCTGGCCGTGACCGTCACCCGCGAGTAA
- the dnaB gene encoding replicative DNA helicase, producing the protein MATLVELPGKVPPHNLEAERAVLGAILLEPAVLPRAIELLGPDEFYKDGHRKIYAAMVRLFDRSEPADVLTVSEELRRAGELEEVGGQAALATLMEEATVATQFSSYAQIVRDKAQLRELIRVAREMTEQGFEETEDVQSLLDRAEQMLFRIAERRLHKAAIPVRDVLGPAIRHIETLYHRKEDITGLPTGFKDLDKLTAGFQRSDFIIIAGRPSMGKTAFALNIAQHVAVKLRRPILFFSLEMSKEQLVQRLICAEARVDSHLVRTGHLTDPHWRRIVGAGGQLAEAPLLIDDTANLSVLEARAKARRVRAEHGLELVVIDYLQLMQGRWRAENRQQEISEISRSLKALAKELEVPVIALSQLSRAIEARGESSPRLSDLRESGALEQDADVIIFLHRSGLYKENAAEAERNLTDVIIGKQRNGPTDKIPLVFKPEYTRFEEMTPREQL; encoded by the coding sequence ATGGCCACGCTCGTCGAGCTGCCCGGCAAGGTCCCCCCGCACAACCTCGAGGCCGAGCGCGCGGTCCTCGGCGCCATCCTTCTCGAGCCGGCGGTGCTGCCGCGAGCCATCGAGCTCCTGGGACCCGACGAGTTCTACAAGGACGGGCACCGGAAGATCTACGCGGCCATGGTTCGGCTGTTCGACCGAAGCGAGCCGGCCGACGTCCTCACCGTCTCGGAGGAGCTCCGGCGGGCCGGGGAGCTCGAGGAGGTCGGCGGGCAAGCCGCGCTGGCGACCCTCATGGAGGAGGCCACCGTCGCCACCCAGTTCTCCTCCTATGCCCAGATCGTCCGCGACAAGGCCCAGCTCCGGGAGCTGATCCGCGTGGCGCGCGAGATGACCGAGCAGGGATTCGAGGAGACGGAAGACGTCCAGAGCCTGCTCGACCGCGCCGAGCAGATGCTCTTCCGCATCGCCGAGCGGCGGCTCCACAAGGCCGCCATCCCCGTCCGCGACGTCCTGGGGCCGGCGATCCGGCACATCGAGACGCTCTACCATCGCAAGGAGGACATCACCGGCCTCCCGACCGGCTTCAAGGACCTCGACAAACTGACCGCCGGCTTCCAGCGGTCGGACTTCATCATCATCGCCGGCCGCCCCTCCATGGGGAAGACGGCCTTCGCCCTGAACATCGCCCAGCACGTGGCCGTCAAGCTGCGCCGTCCGATCCTCTTCTTCAGCCTGGAAATGTCGAAGGAGCAGCTGGTGCAGCGGCTCATCTGCGCCGAGGCGCGGGTCGACTCCCACCTCGTCCGGACCGGTCACCTCACGGATCCCCACTGGAGGCGCATCGTCGGGGCCGGCGGTCAGCTGGCGGAAGCGCCCCTCCTCATCGACGACACCGCGAACCTGTCGGTGCTCGAAGCGCGGGCCAAGGCGCGGCGCGTGCGGGCGGAGCACGGGCTCGAGCTGGTGGTGATCGACTACCTCCAGCTCATGCAAGGCCGCTGGCGGGCCGAGAACCGCCAGCAGGAGATCTCGGAGATCTCGCGGTCGCTCAAGGCCCTGGCCAAGGAGCTGGAGGTGCCGGTCATCGCGCTCTCGCAGCTGTCGCGGGCCATCGAGGCCCGCGGGGAGTCCTCGCCGCGGCTGAGCGACCTTCGGGAATCGGGGGCCCTCGAGCAGGATGCCGACGTCATCATCTTCTTGCACCGATCCGGGCTCTACAAGGAGAATGCGGCGGAGGCCGAGC